Proteins from a genomic interval of Planctomycetota bacterium:
- a CDS encoding cytochrome c family protein, whose translation MKRSVRWMALAWMPAAAALMAGAQGEEKPKWIGVEACAKMCHKSQAQGNQLGIWEKSEHAKAYKKLLTPEAKEVAKKLGIDAPEKSDKCLKCHASGFGVPKDMLEEGFTVEHGVQCETCHGAGEFYKKQTVMKDRKKAEALGLVIGDEKTCLQCHNDTSPTWKADRYTTKDGKKVGFDFEQMWPKIAHPKPKDTE comes from the coding sequence ATGAAGCGAAGCGTGCGGTGGATGGCGCTGGCGTGGATGCCCGCAGCGGCCGCCCTGATGGCCGGCGCGCAGGGCGAGGAGAAGCCCAAGTGGATCGGCGTGGAAGCCTGCGCCAAGATGTGCCACAAGTCCCAGGCCCAGGGCAATCAGCTCGGCATCTGGGAGAAGAGCGAACACGCCAAAGCCTACAAGAAGCTGCTCACCCCCGAGGCCAAGGAGGTGGCGAAGAAGCTGGGCATTGACGCGCCCGAGAAGAGCGACAAGTGCCTCAAGTGCCATGCCAGCGGCTTCGGGGTGCCCAAGGACATGCTTGAGGAAGGCTTCACGGTGGAGCACGGCGTACAATGCGAGACCTGCCACGGCGCCGGCGAGTTCTACAAGAAGCAGACGGTGATGAAGGACCGCAAGAAGGCCGAAGCCCTGGGCCTGGTCATCGGCGACGAGAAGACCTGTCTCCAGTGCCACAACGATACGTCGCCGACGTGGAAGGCCGACCGCTATACGACGAAGGATGGCAAGAAGGTGGGCTTCGACTTCGAGCAGATGTGGCCGAAGATCGCCCACCCCAAGCCGAAGGACACTGAGTAG
- a CDS encoding NapC/NirT family cytochrome c: MLRTLLWVLGIYRSEENERRLRFRRRFYVWMAAFVVLGGGGVFMWQSTKSWFCKTCHIMEPYYESWKTSTHGQKGVECIECHFPPGFQNALAAKFRAASMLVSYITGTYATQARAEIEDASCLRSGCHDTRLLEGKVRFKGVHFDHKPHLSDTRRGKKLRCQTCHSQIVQGLHTTVTESVCFTCHFKDLKKGRVEEPVAGCTGCHDVPSKPIKLASGDEYNHADYAKVPCFKCHFDSVEGDGRVPRQVCIGCHSEPSHLAKFDDHEFMHENHVTNHKVECFHCHNEIRHGRAPEPEPMDPICNRCHVGKHDYTAQLYRGTGARGVKDKPSAMSLAKVQCITCHQILGGLPGHAPLATYEAGEKSCIECHGKQIEGTLASWKEEAADALKKAEDALAKAEEAAKALTDPDAKQKAEALLGDVRHNLNLVRYGKGVHNLEYSQSVLKAVRASAAEVAKLGGGR, from the coding sequence ATGCTCCGTACGTTACTGTGGGTGCTCGGCATCTACCGATCCGAAGAGAACGAGCGACGCCTTCGGTTCCGCCGACGATTCTACGTCTGGATGGCCGCGTTCGTCGTCCTCGGCGGCGGCGGGGTCTTCATGTGGCAGAGCACCAAGTCCTGGTTCTGCAAGACCTGCCATATCATGGAGCCGTACTACGAGTCGTGGAAGACCTCGACCCACGGCCAGAAGGGGGTGGAGTGCATCGAGTGCCACTTCCCGCCCGGCTTCCAGAACGCCCTGGCGGCCAAGTTCCGCGCCGCCTCGATGCTCGTGTCGTACATCACCGGCACCTACGCCACCCAGGCGCGGGCCGAGATCGAGGACGCCTCGTGCCTGCGCTCGGGCTGCCACGACACGCGGCTGCTCGAGGGCAAGGTCCGGTTCAAAGGCGTGCACTTCGACCACAAGCCCCACCTCTCCGACACGCGGCGCGGCAAGAAGCTCCGGTGCCAGACCTGCCACTCCCAGATCGTCCAGGGCCTCCACACCACGGTCACCGAGTCGGTGTGTTTCACCTGCCACTTCAAGGACCTCAAGAAGGGCCGCGTGGAGGAGCCTGTGGCCGGCTGCACCGGCTGCCACGACGTGCCCTCGAAGCCCATCAAGCTGGCCAGCGGCGACGAGTACAACCACGCCGACTATGCGAAGGTGCCTTGCTTCAAGTGCCACTTCGACTCGGTGGAGGGCGACGGCCGCGTGCCCCGGCAGGTGTGCATCGGCTGTCACAGCGAGCCCAGCCACCTGGCGAAGTTCGACGACCACGAGTTCATGCACGAGAACCACGTCACCAACCACAAGGTCGAGTGCTTCCACTGCCATAACGAGATCCGCCACGGGCGCGCCCCCGAGCCCGAGCCGATGGACCCCATCTGCAACCGCTGCCACGTGGGCAAGCACGACTATACGGCCCAGCTCTACCGCGGCACAGGCGCCCGCGGCGTGAAGGACAAGCCCAGCGCGATGTCGCTGGCCAAGGTGCAGTGCATCACGTGCCATCAGATTCTCGGCGGCCTGCCCGGCCACGCGCCCCTGGCCACGTACGAGGCCGGCGAGAAGTCGTGCATCGAGTGCCACGGGAAGCAGATCGAAGGCACGCTGGCCTCATGGAAAGAGGAGGCCGCCGACGCATTGAAGAAGGCCGAAGACGCCCTCGCCAAGGCCGAGGAGGCCGCCAAGGCCCTCACCGATCCCGATGCGAAGCAGAAGGCCGAGGCCCTGCTCGGCGACGTCCGCCACAACCTCAACCTCGTCCGCTACGGCAAAGGGGTCCACAACCTCGAGTACTCCCAGAGCGTGCTCAAGGCCGTGCGCGCCAGCGCCGCCGAGGTCGCCAAGCTGGGAGGCGGGAGATGA